ATATAAGGCATGGCAACACCGTAAGCGGCTTCGCTGTAGGTTCCATAGTAGCCGACGTAACCGCCGAACATGCTTAACATTCGCTGGATGATGGAAGATCCATCGGGACCATTCCAGGTGACACCCCACGCATAATTGAAGTAGAAGGCCTCATTACCGTAGGTATCCTTGATGCGTTTCATTTCGCTGGCAATGGTATCCAGGGCTTCTTCCCAACTGATGCGTTCGAATTTGCCTTCACCTCGTTTGCCGACTCTCTTCAGGGGGTATTTGAGTCGATCAGGGGCGTACACGCGCCTGATCTGCGCGCGCCCGCGCAAGCAGGGGATGGCGCGTGGAGATTCGGGTGTCTCTTCCTCGACCGGCGTGGGGTCCGGGACGATGCGTAGGAGTGTGCCATCCTTGACCTTGGTGGCCAGAATACAACGGCCGCCGCAGTTGTGATAGCACCCTACTGTCAGGGTTTGTTCCTCGCCCGCCGCCGCGGCGCCCTCAATGGCTTTGAGGCCGTAATCGACACCACCCGCAAGCGCGGCTGTCCCGCCGATGGCGGCGCTCCATTTAAGGAAACTGCGCCGGGTCATCACAGTGTCGTTCAGGGCTTTGGTGAGGAAATTATTTTGTGTCATTGCTTTCCTCCGTTACAGATTGAAAGGTCGATATGGGTTGGAAATGGGACACGCCCGAAATATGGGCGCAAGGGAAATTGAATTTTTCAATATGCACACTCCTGATGATGGGATATATGGCGTCGAATGCCGGATTTGCGTCTTCATCCATCATCAGGATACCATCCGGGTTTTTTATCATCATCCCACCTTGGAGCGCTCTTTACTCACCCTTAAGGGTGATTCGGTAATTGATCGAATTCAAGCCCGCTGACCTGGCTCAACCCCCAGGGATTGTTTTCGAAATGACAGCGGGAACAATCGACCCCGCTTTGCAGGTCGTGCGAAAAAGGCAGTTCGCTGCCATCTTCGTGCAAGAGAACCCAGCGGCCGTTTTCCAAAGAGGGACCCGCTTTCACCGGGCTGCCGCCATGACAGGCTTCGCAAGCTACAAACGCGTGGGCAGGTCCATGGATCGAACGGGTGGTTTGTGCCACCGCTGTTGCCATCGAATGACAATTCCCGCCGCCGCAAAAGGATGAACCGTTCGTAGGGTGACCGTTAGTAGGAGTGGCGGGCAATTCGTAAAATACAGTGGGGATGTTCGAATGACAGCCTGAATCCGTGCAGGAAACTTTGACGACATGGGGATCGTGACAATCGCCGCAGGAAAAATCGGGATGGGCGCTTCCAACGGATGGAACCTGGTGGCACCGACCGCAAATGGGATCTTCCCCCAAGCCCGCCTCGTTCCGGCCTGTTTGCGGTTTGCCGTGTTGAAGCTCATTCATCACGATTCCATTCTCCACCGAATGGCAATCCTCGCAACCAACAGGGTCCGCCGCTAAAGCGTGAGGGCTTTTCTCCCAGATATCGGTGATTTCATATTGCCGCGCAGGGATCTGCGGAGTGGACGTTGGAGTGGGTCGAGGTGTATCGGTTGGGCTGGGCGTTGGAATTGGCTGAACGTTCCAACAGGACACAATGAACACCAGGTTCAAGTAAATTGGCAGATATTTCTTCATTTGTATCGATGTTAACTGTCGCGCGGCGAGACCAACCCATGCTTCAAAGCATAGGTGGCAGCCTGGGTGCGGTTTTCCAAATGTAATTTCTCGAGAATATTCTTGATATGACTCTTGACCGTATTGACGGAGATCGTCAGTTTGTCGGCGATCTCCTGGTTGCTGGCGCCGCTTGCCACCAGCCGCAGGACGAATAACTCCCGCTCGGTAAGGGATTGCTCGCCCTTGTCTTCATTTGCCATCCGGTTCGCCACGCTTTTGAGCAATTTCGACGCCATGGCGCGAGTCATGGCTGGCTCTCCATGAGTTACGCCGTGCAGGAGGTCGAACAATTCGTTCGCATCGAGGCTTTTCAATAAATATCCAGCCACACCGAGCTGAGCCGCTTCATATAAGTGTCCGTCCCGTTCGGAGGATGTAAGCATCACCACGGCAATATGCGGGAAACGTTGTCGAATCTCCTTTGCCGCCTGAAGTCCATCGGTCTGCGGCATGTAAATATCGAGGAGGATCACATCCGGGTTAAGTCTTTCAGCCAACTGAATGGCTTCCTCACCCGTTTCAGCCTCGCCGATGACCTCGACCAGGTCTTCGCGGGTTTTCATCAAGCCGATCAACCCCTGGCGGAACAGTTTGTGGTCGTCTGCTATCAAAACTTTGATCGTCATCCTTTCACCATTTCTTTCTATACTCCCACGCGGATGTGCGTGGCATAAAATAGGAACCGCCCGATGATCTCTCCCACCAGTATCATCAGGCAGGAAAGATAGACCGGGTTCATTAAATTTTGCGGCGCGGATTGTTTTCTGTACATCTTGACTACAGCCAAGGCAAGCGCGAGGGGGGCATAGGTCAGGCATGCCAGCCGCAAAAGCAGGAGTGGCATATAAAGCTCAACGAGTAGCCTCAAGCTTGTGCGGGCGATTGGATCTCCCTGAGAAAGGAGGCGGATTTGTGTGAAAAGAATTCCCAGGCTGAACACAGCAAGGACAACCGTCAAAACGGTCAATCCGCCGGAGGAATAACGGATGACCTGGGCGCGCAGGTCCACATCATCGGCTTTTTGGATCTCCGCGAACTTCAAATCCAGCATCATCAGACAGGCGATTGCCATGCCACCAAGCATCAGCGCTGTGATAAAAAATGAAAGGATCACCGTTGTGGAATTCCATGCCACCTGGGTGGGGATGAGGTAGATGAGCGCCATGCAATAGATCAAAACGAACCCAAAAACAATCGCCAACCAACCCAGCCCACTGACAAGAGAGCGCCGGTGGGGCTGGAAATATACGAGATACAACACGATCATTGTTGTCAGAAAGAACAAGACCGTGAAGATGATTTCCCTGCTAAGCCAGGATGTTTTGAAATTCAGCACGGCAAGAAAGGAATGAAACGGCTTGCTCAAATGGAAATGTGCACCGCCCATGGCGACGACGATCGTAAAGGCGATCACAAGGATCGGATTGAAAATGATGCGGTCGATCTCCTGCGGACTGAACTTCGAACCTGCCAGATGCCTAATCAACCAAATGATGAAGAAAGCCCCGACCGCCAGTTGCATCAGGATCGTGTAAACCGGTAATGCCCATTCGCGGACGTTCATTGGATCACCACGCTTTGTTTTTGAAGTCTTTCCCTTTGCAGGCAGGGCAGGCGGCATTCGATATGCGTTCCACGCCCGACCACCGATTGAATGTTCAAGCTGCCGCCCGAGCCCTCGGCGCGTTCCCGCATCGTCTGCAATCCGAAACTTCGCTTTGAGCCCACCGTTTGAAAACCAACGCCGTCATCGTCGACATGCATGTGGATGTATTCGCCCTCCTCCTTCTTTTCCTTCCAGATGGCAACATCCACACGTCCGGCTTGCGCATGCTTGCGAACGTTCGTCAGTGCCTCCTGTAATATACAAACCAGTTGCACCTCCGCAATCGATGAAAGGTTCAACTCGCCGTCCACGCGATAATCGAAGTGGGTGTCGACGCCCATTTGAATGCCGAACTCCGTCAGGTATTCCTCTGCCGCAGTTTCGAGCCCCTTCTCCTGGGCGAGTGTGGTGCGCAGGCTCAAGATATTTTCGCGCACATCCGCATGGGCGGTCTGAATCGCCTGCCGCATCTTCGATAATTCCTCCTGTAATTTATCGATTTTGCCCTGACTCAGGAACGACCCCAACGTTTGTGTTTGGAGGTTCAAATACCCAAGGACCTGCGCCAATCCATCGTGCATTTCGCGTGCGATGCGGCTGCGCTCCTGAACAATGGACAGTGACTGTAATTGTGACGTCATCAAACCGTGCTGGATGGCAATCGCCACCTGGTCTGCCATGCTTTCCAACCAGATCATGTCGGTATCGGAGAAGGGATCGTCCTCGAAGCGCGCGCTCCATAATGCGCCGATGGTCGTGTTCTCAAGTTTGAGCGGCACAATCACCGCCGACTTCGCTGTTTCATCGGTGAAGAAACAAATTCCCTCCAGGGGTTCGATATCTTCAGCGCATTTCGAGGAGAACGGAGTCGAGCTTTTTACAACGTATTTGATGAGCGGATTCGTCACGATAACCGGTGATTCATTGACGAGTCGGCTCTCACCGCCCTGGGAGCGGCACTTCAACTCAAGAAATTCGTTCCACTGATTCGATATTGCCAGGCCGACGAAATCTGCGCGTAACAGACCGCGCACATTCTCCACGATGTAAACGAGGATATCGTCCACATGCTCGAGCTCGGCAATGCGGCGGCTGATGTTCACCAGTGCATCCGTCCACTTCTCGGCGTTTCTTCGCGCCAGGATTTGAGAATCGAACGCTTCCTGCTGGGCGCGGTCTCTTTCTTCTTGAAGGGCTACGATCTGTCTTTTTCGTATTGCCTCAAAAACATCCAATGCTCTCGCCACAAAGTAGGTGACGATCACGGCGGAAAGCATGCGCCAGATCTCGATTGGCATGCCCGTGGTGCTCAATATACTTTGATAATCCAGCCAGGTGGATAACCCGTATGGCTGGCTTACCTCCAAGATCTCCCCGCTAAAAGCATTGTGGATCACCCTGTCATAGTTATAGTAGGAGGCGGGTCCGTAGGGGGCGGCTGGAACGATTAGGCCCATCATGATTGCCTCGAAAAGAAACGCCAAGCCAGCCCCAAGCATCAAGTTCGAAACCTCGTAAAATCCGCTTTTTCTCTGGGAATACCATTGGCGCAGGAAACCGACCCCTGCAAGAAAACTGCCCGGCAGGTAAAGCAGGTAGCGTGTCCAGATTTCTATTGGAATTTCCAGGGGAGACGGCGTAATGAATGTTGTCGCCGCATAGGTCATAACGAATGCAATTGGTACGATGAGAATCCCCGGGACGAATATGCTCCATGGGGGCAGGGGGTCGAGGTTGTTGAACATCCCCCAGCCGAAGCGCAAAATAAGCAAACCCGTCAGCAGGTGGAGACAGACCCGCAAAATGCTCAAACCATATGCCAGATCGCCAAGCGACCCGCTGACAAGGAACATTTCCGTCCAGCCAGCCGCACCTCCCACAATGCCGAAAGAAGCCAGCCAGGGCAGTTCCTTCTTCAAAGGAAAGTCTCCCTCCCTCCTAAATTGCAAATAAGCAGCCAGCCCCAAACCTTCGAACGCCAAACCGTAGAAGAAGAGAAGAATCACCGCTTTACTTGTCTATGACAATGAACCTTTATTTGTGAAATATATCTCAATCATTTTAGCCCCTCTTCCTCCGTTTCGCAATTGACCAAACATCAAAAATCAGGGTATTTTTGTCATATGTGTCGCAGATTACGCATGGAACCCAAGGTCAAAACCGTGCTCAACTTCCTCGAACGCGGCGGCAAAAAGCCCTCATCACCAACCCCGATAACATGCTGCGCGCCCTGCGCGGCGAAACCAGCCCCGCGCCGTCGTTTTTCATCGCCAGGGCATAGCGAGCCATATCTTCAGCGGTAGAGACGATATAACCGGAGGGAATCTCATATTCGGGAATGGTCACTGCCATCGGGACGTTGAAGCCAAACAGGCGGGTATAGCCCTGAGCTAAATCAGTCACATCCTGCGGACGTGCAGTGCTGCTGTCCATGCCCAATGGGGCAAAGATGTTCGCCTGGAGATAATCGGCATAGGTCGCGCCGCTACGCAACTCGATCAGGTAGCCTAGTACGTCGTAACCCAGATTGAAATACTGGAAGCGCGTCCCCACCGGCGCGGTCAGGCTGGCCTGTTCCAGCGAGCGCACGGCTTCTTCCAGCGAAGCATCATCGGGCAGGATGATCGGATAGCCGGAGCCAGACAAGCCGCTGGTGTGCTGGAGCAAATTCCGGATGGTGATTTGAGCCGAAGCCTGTTCATCCGCAACCCGGAACCAGGGGATGTAGGTTTGCACCGGCGCGTCAAGTTCCAGTTTCCCGGCTTCCGCCAGTTGGGCAATCGCGAGGGCGGTAAAGGATTTACTCTGCGAGCCAATGACCATGCGGGTTTGAGCGGTCATGGCGCGGCCCGGCCCGGCTGTGCCATAGCCTTGCAAATAGACGATTTGATCACCTTCGATAACGGCTACCGCGACACCGGGCAGGCCGTGTTTTTGCATTTGAGCGGCGATGGCGGTATCCAGTTCTTGAAAATCGGTGGTCTTGACCGGGGCGGCCTGGGCTTTCATGGAAACAAATGCCAGAACAGCCAGCCCACAGACTGCCATGAGCACGAAGCGCCAGCCGGGTTTGAAAAAAGTTTTCAGGTTCATGATTTCCAAATTTCCTTGTCACTTCATTTGGGGTTATTTTGACGGAAGATCGTTATAGACAACGTTGTTGATTTCCAATTTGCCATAGACGAAATCGCCATCCGGGTAGTGCCAGATCGCCTCGCCGTAGGTCGGCAGGTTGTAGCCGTTGAGATTGCGATATTGGGATACCGGCGTCGAGAACGGGTATTGCTTCATGGAAGAGACATCCCAGCGGTCATGGGAGACGAAGTTGACCAACTGGCCTTCGGCGTTGAAGTGGAGCATGGCGCTGATGGTGACGCCCTGATTGGTGAATGTCCCCTTGACGGTCAGGTCGTCAATGGTCTCCCAGGTAATGCGCGGGTCAATCAGGGTGGCGGGCGCCATCAGGCACATATCGTTGAACTGGGTGACGGTATCCGCCTCGAACATCACTTCCCCGCCCACCTTGACCAACGGCAGCAACCCAAAGAGCCGGACATTCGTTGCCGCGCTCTGTTCCTGATAGCGGTGGTAGCCCGGCACGGTCAGTCCGAACATCCGCCCTTTCATAAAGAACAGACGGGTTGGCTGGTCGAAGAAGTTGTACTGCTCGGCGGTCAAGGGGAAATACGCGCCCCCCTGCTGGCGCATCTCGCCAGTCAGCTCGGCGTACATGCTGACGACCTTTGGCTTTCCCACCACGCCGACATAGCGCAGGTAACGCTGTACCGGCTGGGGCAGGGCTTGCAAGTCGGCTTCGGTCAGGGTTTCCGCCGTCAGGGCGCGCACGCGTTCCTGTCCGTTGCGGACATCCTGCCGGTAGCCGTCCTCGAAGCGGATACTGCTCAGGGCCAGGAGTGCCACGACCAGGATAATCAGGTTGGGGATGGAGCCAACCCGGGCATCCTGCCAGGCAGTGAAGATAAGGATTTGCGAGAGCAGCGCGCCCACGATGGCGACCGCCCACCACCACTGGCTTGTGAAGCCAAAGGCGACGGCTGTAACGATCAAGATCAGCGCCGCAACCAGCCACAGGAGTCCGAGCGGGCGGCTGATGGGTTGGGTCAGCTCATTGATTTGTGCCAGGTCAAACGCTTTCAGGAAGCCGAGCAGGTGAATTAGGCCGTGAAAGACCACAATCAATATAAAGATGACCTTTACGATGGAATTAATCATTGGAAATTACTCCTATGTGTGTTTGGCAGGCAAACTATGAATTGTCGCTTTTCATCCGGGCGCTGAATACGGCTATCGCAACGATCAGGATCAGTACAGCATATCCAATGACCCACACCAAGTCTGGCATGCTGGCAGGGTAATCCCCAGCCAGCGCAGCCCGGGTCGAGTTAACCGCGCGCGCGAAGGGCAACGCATAAGCCACCGACTTAAACCCGCTGCCCACCAGGTTCAAATCAAACCAGGTGCCGCTCAACCAGGCGCTGACATTGGTCAAAAGCGCGCCGCAGATACCGCCCACCGCTTTTTCAGACATTACACTGCCTGCCAATAGTCCAATGCCAATAAAGAGCGCGGCGGTTGGGATTAACGTCACGATCGCCACCAGCACATTGACGCTCACCGTCAGCCCCAGGAAAAAAGCCGCGATGAAGCAAACAATGGATTGGGCAACCGCCATCGGCAAGAGCGGAATGATGTAGCCAAGAATAAAATCGGTTGGCGTTAGTGGTGAAGCAAACAGACGCATCAGGAAGGATGTGGTTCAGTCTTTGGCGATCAACATGCCTGCGAACAAAGACAGGAAAGACAGCCCGAAAACAGCTATGCCGGGCGAGAGACTTTCAATTTCGAACAGGCTGATTGGGATATTGGATTGAATCGCTGAAAGCAGCAGTAACACAATCAATGGAAAACCAATTCCAAAAGCGAGGGTCGCAGGCTCCCTGAGAATTTCCTTGCTATTGCGTGAAGCAAAAATTTGCATTCTCATTTCATCTCCTTTGAACCTGTCGCCAATGCGATAAATGCATCTTCAAAATTTCGCGCGCCTGTGTCAGTCATCATGGATTCCGCGCTTCCAAGCGCTTTCAACCTGCCGTTTGCCATAATGCCAATTTCATCTGAAAGCGACTGGGCTTCCTCGAGATAGTGTGTGGTGAGAATAATGGTCATTTCGCCTTTCAGGTTTTCAATCACCGACCACAACTCACGCCTGGCAATCACATCGAGTCCCAGGGTTGGCTCGTCGAGAAACAGGATTTTCGGCTCGGAGATGAGCGCCATGGCAATGCTCAGGCGGCGCTGCCAACCACCCGAAAGGACTTTTGCTTTGTCATTTTGCCTGTCAGACAAACCCAGTTTTTCCATAACTTGTTCGGTTCTGTCTTTAGATGATTGGCGGCTGTTCCCATAAACACCAGCCATCAACTCCAAGTTTTCCCTCACGCTCAGGTTGGGAGCCACAGCAGTTTCCTGAGGCGACAGGTTGATATTTTCCTTAACCGCCTGGGCTTCGGTCAGGATACTTTTCCCGAGCACAGTGGCGTCGCCGCTGGTGGGCTTTGCCAGACAGGTCAACATGCGGATGGTGGTCGTTTTTCCCGCTCCGTTCAGCCCCAACAAGCCAAAAACCTGACCCTGCTTGATGGAGAGATTCAACGGGTGAACGGCCGTGCGTTCCTTGAATTTCTTGCTTAATGCGTGAGTTTCAATGGCAATCATGATTTATCCTCTCTCAAATTTACGCTTGCAAAATCCCCAGCCCGGCTAGCACGCCTGCCGTGCCGAGCAAGATTATGACAATAAAGATGACACCCATCAGCCAGCCCAGCCATTTGTTCTGCGCATGATCGATCCACCAGGTAGCGATCCCTGCCAGCAAAAGGGATTGGAGCAGGACTTCGGGCAGACCGTTGATGTGGAACCAGAGCGGCAGGGTGGTATAGATCATCCCTTCGATGGAAGAGGGAGCCGCGCCAAAGGGCGAAATCACGCCCACAATCACCAGCACCGCCCACAGGGTCAGCCAGCCGCGCTTGCGCTCCAGTACCAGGTCGCGCATCAAAAAGACAACGAGTCCGAACAACATGCCGCGAATCACCTGGAAGAGCGGACCCGCAGCCACCAATGGATCGGTGGTCTGTCGCATCAAAATCGAAATGGCAGGGTCGGCATATTTATCGGTGTACCCCAGCAGGAAAAGCGCCGCCAGTCCCATCAGGAAGTAGGTGACGGTGTGGGTGAGGGTCGTTTTGACCAGAATGGTGGTTGTGGATGGTTTCATATGTTTTCTCCTTGTCTGAGGGAATGAACTTCGTTTGTGTTTTTTTCTTTTTGGCTATTCAGTGGGGCAAGAATGGCATTCAGAGAGGATAGGAATACTTCGGGTGAAAGCTGCATGGAAATAAAGCCGTCCGCACCAAACTCATGTGCAGGCTTTTCGTGTTCTGGATTAATGCTGACGGCGGTCAACTTCGTGGACGGGCAGCATTCACGCAGGGTGGGGAGCAGGCGCTGCGGGTGAAAGCCGGGCAGGCTCCAATCCAACAAAATGACGTCTGGAGATAATTTACAAACATGCGCCAGTAAACTTTCGGCCGAACGGGCTTCTCCTATGATTTCAAACCCCGCTTGTTGTTCCAATACCAGCCGCAGGGCTTCCAGGACATGTTTCTCGCCCTCTGCCAGGAACACCGTCTTTATGGATGCCTTCGTTTCATTCATACTTGCAGTTTAAAAGACAAACTCTCCTGTCGCATCCGCAGGGAGGAGAGTTTGGAGGCTATCCGTGCGAAGAGTTTTTACCTGGTCAAGTGACCAGGTGGTTTTTCAGCGCAATAGATACCGCTTCTGCGCGGGTGGCTGCATTCAATTTGGAGAGGATACTACTGACATGAAATTTGGCTGTGGATGGACTGACCACCAGCCTTTTGGCGATCTGATTGTTGTTCAAGCCTTCTGTCATCAACGCAAGAACTTCGCGCTCCCGTTCCGTCAGGTCAATGCCGGGTTTATTGGCTGGTGTGCGGGTTCCTTCGATCAATACCTGCTGGGCTTCATGAGCAAGGGTCGGCTTGCCTGCCGCTGCAGAACGGATGGCATTCGCGAGTTCATCGGCAGAAATATCTTTAAGCAAATACCCGATCGCCCCCGCTTGTAAAGCCCCTTCCACAAGTTCCTTTTCTTTGAAACTGGTCAGTGCGAGCACCTGAGTGCCCGGGCATGTTTCGCGAATGTGACGGGTCGCCATTGCGCCGTCCATGCCGGGCATCATCAAATCCATCAGCACCACATCCGGTTGGGTATGCTGACAGATAGCAATAGCGCGTTCGCCATTGGAGGCTTCGCCCACCAATTCCAGGTCATCATGCGCCAGCATGAACGCGCTTAATCCGCTACGGACGACGGCATGATCGTCCACCAAGACAATTCGAATTCGTTTTTCATGCATTGTGATTCTCCTGCTGCCTGGTATCTTCCATCGGATCCCAAGAAACCTGCAAACATGACCCTGCATGGATCTTGCTTTCAATTTCCAGCTTAACCCTGGCGTTGCGGGCGCGTTCATCCATGATCTTTAATCCCAGCCCTTCATGTTCAGAGGCTTCAGGGTCAAAACCAATTCCATCATCTTGTATTGTCAGCCGCACCTGCTCTGGTTCACATCTCAACTCCACATGAACCTGTGATGCTTCGGCGTGTTTGGCGATATTATTGAACACTTCCTGCGCAATGCGATAAAAGGCATCCTTGATCTCGGGCGGCGGGTTAAATGTACAGTGGCGCTGATATTCCACCAGCAGGCGTGTGCGTGCCGTAAAAGCATTAACCTGATGCCCTATCAAGTCACCCAGGTCGGTATCCGCCAATGCGGCGGGGCGTAACTCCACCAGCAGTGTCCGCATCTCTGATAGCGCGCCGCGGGTTAACTGGCGCAATTCCTCCAGCCTGCGGTGACCTTCATCAGGGTTGCGCTCCCAGATTTTGGGCAGCACATCTGCGATCATGCTTGCAGAAAAAAGTGTTTGGGTGACTGCATCGTGCAGGTCGCGTGCCAGGCGATTGCGTTCGGCTGCGATGGCTGCCTGCTCATTTCTCTCAAAGAGACGTGCGTTTTGAACGGCAATGCTCAACTGGTCTGCGATGGATTGGAACAATGCCAACTGTGCCGCTGAAAAGGATGTGCCTTGCGCGCCGATGATGACCAGCACCCCAAGTTTTTGCTCGCGAAGTTGAAGCGGAAGAAAAACCCCCGGCTCCAACAACCCCTGGGCTGGGTCCGGGACAATGTTCATGGTGCTGCCTTTCCCCAGGACCAACCGGCAAGCCGAAACCACTTTGGAGAGGTCGTCTTGCTCAATTTCCTGAGGCGGGCGCAGCGTGTGGGGGATCAATTCACCGGTCTGTTCGTTGAGAAGGACCACTCCGGCGCGAGATGCATTCACGAGGTCAACGATCAGGTCAAGGGTCCGCTCGAGCGCTTCATCCAAATTCAAGGAACTGTTTGCAGCGGCAGAAACATCCAGTAGCATCTGCAATTCCCGTGTCCGTTCCCCAACGTGTTGTTCAAGATTATGTTGAAGCATCACCTTTTCAGTAACATCGGCTGCCACATTCAAAATGCCGATGATCTCATCGTTTTCGATCAACGGTGCCAGGAATATATCCCAAAAAGAAACAACGCCGCCAGACTCGAGGCGGACACTGTTTGCCCCAATCGTTTCACCCGCCAGCACTTGCTGGAACATGGGCAGAACCATCTCCTCTGCACCCGGGAGGTGTTCGAAATAACCAACTCCGGGTTCGAGCGGCTTTCCCGTCAGTGGGGCATAGCGCACGGCAAAGCCACCCCAGGTAGGGTTGTATCGTTGAATGTGGTACTCGCGATCCAAAATTGCAATGCCCATTGGCAGACGTTCGAAGATCAGATCCAACAAATTGAACTGTTGTCCTGCTTTGGTATTGGATGAGGCTTTAGAGAGAGGTGTCTTCTTGTTCACGCAATGGGATTATAAGGATTTATCACATAAAAGAATATGCACATATTGCTAAAAAATCAGCGCCGAATGGCACTTATTACGCCTTGCCTAGAGCCCTAATGATGAAGCGATGTGATAATACAAGATTGGTTATTGGCACTTCGATTCCACCATTCAGTATTTTCGGTATAGTTAAATAACAAGTTCATTTTTACAAAGGGTATTAAGATGTCTCGTAGAGCAGCAATCTACATCCGCACATCTTCCGAAACGCAGGCTGAAAAATCCAGTCCAGTTGAGCAGGAAGCAGATTGTCGGCGTTTGGCAGTAGAAAAAGGATTGGAAGTAGTTCAAGTGTATCGGGACGTGGAGAAATATTGGGTCGGCAACAAGCTGGTCGAACCTTCGGGCAGCCGTTCAGACCGCCCGGGTCTGCTTGCCATGCTCAAAGACGCCACCAGAGATGACTTCGATGTCATTCTCGCCTGGCGAGAGGACAGACTGTATCGTGGAATACGAGCGATGTTGACCGTCTTGGAAACCATCCAGAACTATAAGATCGAAATCCTCCTGGCAAAAGAAAATTTCGATCCCAAGATTGCTCCTGTCCGCGCCTGGGTAGCCCAAATGGAATTAGATGGGATGAAAGAACGGATGACTATGGGAGTGATCGCACGACTCAAAGCCGGCAAGCAAACACCGGTCAAGATCGCTATGGCTATATTCGCATAGGCGAAAATATTCGCATCCAAAAACAAGAAGCGAAGTGGGTTCGGAACATCTTCAAATGGTACCTTCAAAAAACACCCCTCATGCAAATTCGAAAACGCCTGATCGCTGCGGATGCTCCCCAAAAGGGGAGCAGTATTCCCCGACACATCCGATGGTCCCGGTCCAGCATTCAGGCTATACTCAAATCTGCCAAAGAATATGCCTATGGCTTCAAAAGCTATTCCCGTGCAGGGCAGACCTTCCATATCCCTGTGGTACCCATCATCAATATTTCCACCTATGAATTATTTTTGAAGATGCGAGAAGAAAACAAAACTTACCCCAAACACCGCCGGCAAAATGATTACCTGCTATCCGGGCATCTAAAATGTGCCTGCAACCTGACCTGGCGGGCACGCACGGCAGCTCATCGCCGTAGTCGTAAAAGAGAGTGGGTGGAGCGCAAAACCCCGATCAGTACCTACTTCTGTCCACAGCCTCATCAGGAACTCAGAACAATAGAATGCCCGAAATCCGTGAGTGCTAAACGAGCAGAAACTCAGGTCTGGAAGAAATTGTATGAGTTCGCTATGAACCCGGAATTCCTGCATGCGCAAGCCAAAGACCTGGTCAAACAAATCCAACAAAGGTACGAACATCTACAAAAAGATCGGAGGCAGATTCTTGAAGAACTGGATAAGGAGTCCGCTAAGCGCCAACAAGTGATCACGGAAGCCCGCATAAAAATAAGGGCGGATCCTGAATTTGATGCGCGGATGCGTGAACTTTATAAAGTAGAAGAGCGCTTAAAACGCAGGCTGACAGCCCTGGAACAAGAGCTAGACACCTATGCCAAGTTGGATTGGGAAGAAAAGTTCAAGGATTATGTAGCGAACCTTCAGACAGGAATCCAAGAATTGAACAACGCCATTCCCAAGACACCTGAAGAGCAACATC
This portion of the Anaerolineales bacterium genome encodes:
- a CDS encoding response regulator transcription factor, whose protein sequence is MHEKRIRIVLVDDHAVVRSGLSAFMLAHDDLELVGEASNGERAIAICQHTQPDVVLMDLMMPGMDGAMATRHIRETCPGTQVLALTSFKEKELVEGALQAGAIGYLLKDISADELANAIRSAAAGKPTLAHEAQQVLIEGTRTPANKPGIDLTEREREVLALMTEGLNNNQIAKRLVVSPSTAKFHVSSILSKLNAATRAEAVSIALKNHLVT
- a CDS encoding recombinase family protein, giving the protein MSRRAAIYIRTSSETQAEKSSPVEQEADCRRLAVEKGLEVVQVYRDVEKYWVGNKLVEPSGSRSDRPGLLAMLKDATRDDFDVILAWREDRLYRGIRAMLTVLETIQNYKIEILLAKENFDPKIAPVRAWVAQMELDGMKERMTMGVIARLKAGKQTPVKIAMAIFA
- a CDS encoding response regulator transcription factor; translation: MNETKASIKTVFLAEGEKHVLEALRLVLEQQAGFEIIGEARSAESLLAHVCKLSPDVILLDWSLPGFHPQRLLPTLRECCPSTKLTAVSINPEHEKPAHEFGADGFISMQLSPEVFLSSLNAILAPLNSQKEKNTNEVHSLRQGENI
- a CDS encoding recombinase family protein, with the translated sequence MGSPNGIRWDERTDDYGSDRTTQSRQANTGQDRYGYIRIGENIRIQKQEAKWVRNIFKWYLQKTPLMQIRKRLIAADAPQKGSSIPRHIRWSRSSIQAILKSAKEYAYGFKSYSRAGQTFHIPVVPIINISTYELFLKMREENKTYPKHRRQNDYLLSGHLKCACNLTWRARTAAHRRSRKREWVERKTPISTYFCPQPHQELRTIECPKSVSAKRAETQVWKKLYEFAMNPEFLHAQAKDLVKQIQQRYEHLQKDRRQILEELDKESAKRQQVITEARIKIRADPEFDARMRELYKVEERLKRRLTALEQELDTYAKLDWEEKFKDYVANLQTGIQELNNAIPKTPEEQHRIYLLKKQLVDELVAEALIDGKRDIQVEFRAKIMDLAVRQQLLDFPNAGEIVVRL
- a CDS encoding GAF domain-containing protein is translated as MNKKTPLSKASSNTKAGQQFNLLDLIFERLPMGIAILDREYHIQRYNPTWGGFAVRYAPLTGKPLEPGVGYFEHLPGAEEMVLPMFQQVLAGETIGANSVRLESGGVVSFWDIFLAPLIENDEIIGILNVAADVTEKVMLQHNLEQHVGERTRELQMLLDVSAAANSSLNLDEALERTLDLIVDLVNASRAGVVLLNEQTGELIPHTLRPPQEIEQDDLSKVVSACRLVLGKGSTMNIVPDPAQGLLEPGVFLPLQLREQKLGVLVIIGAQGTSFSAAQLALFQSIADQLSIAVQNARLFERNEQAAIAAERNRLARDLHDAVTQTLFSASMIADVLPKIWERNPDEGHRRLEELRQLTRGALSEMRTLLVELRPAALADTDLGDLIGHQVNAFTARTRLLVEYQRHCTFNPPPEIKDAFYRIAQEVFNNIAKHAEASQVHVELRCEPEQVRLTIQDDGIGFDPEASEHEGLGLKIMDERARNARVKLEIESKIHAGSCLQVSWDPMEDTRQQENHNA